The Desulfobulbaceae bacterium nucleotide sequence GCCTGTATAACCGCATAAACTTCTCAAGCATATCAACATCAGCAGGGGTTTCCCCCGGGAAACCGACAATGAACGTCGTTCGAATCGCAGCTTTCGGCAAAATTGTCGCTATGCGGGCAAATAACTCTTCAATTTTATTATAGCCATACGGGCGGTTCATTAAACGCAGGATTGAATCACTGACATGCTGAAGCGGGATGTCAAAATATGGCAACAGGCGTGGGTTTGCAGCAACTAATTCCAGATGAGAATCCTTTATTCGATGGGGATACAAATATAAAGTGCGAATCCATGGGATCCCAGTTTCTCTAAGCAGCGCCTGCAACAGAGCCGGGAGATCAACCTTAGGCCCCCGCAAATCGATACCATATGCTGTAAGATCTTGACCTACGAGGGTAAGTTCCTTGACCCCCTGAGACTCCAGACGCTGTGCCTCAAGAATAATATCGTCAAGCTCTCGACTGCGAAGTTTGCCTCGGATTGAGGGAATCATACAGTAGCTGCATCGATTCGAGCACCCTTCAGTTATCTTCAAATACGCTCTATGAGCTGGCGTAGAAAGGGTTCGTTCATTGGTACTGTTCATCAAAAATACAGGCTGCCCCAGCAACACCTCGGCAGAAACCCTTTGGCCTAACAGAACCTCCACCCGTGCAGCTATATCGATAAAGCCGTCGGTACCAATAAACAGATCAACTTCAGGCAGTTCGGCTTTCAAGCTATCACCATAACGCTGAACCAAACAGCCCGTTACGACTATCAGTTTTTCCGGATCATTTTTTTTAAACTCGATCAGTTGCAATATTTCATCTATCGCCTCTTCAACGGCAGACTGAATGAACCCACAGGTGTTAACCAGAATAATAGTGGCCTCGGCCGGATCTTGACAAACGTTGAAGCCAGATTTCTGCAACGAACCAAGCATCAGTTCCGAATCCACAAGATTTTTTGGGCAACCCAGGCTGACCAGATAGAGCTTTTTCATTATAATTCACCACCAAGACAACATTCGAATATCAATTCACAGACCTGAGCGCATTTGCCCTTAAAGCCTTTGTCTGAAAAGCCCGATTGCCAACGATCACCGGTTAGCAGATCTGAGACAATCATTACCGCAGCAAGTTCAACCCTACGAAAGGCTGCGACCGATATCAGCGCCGAAAACTCCATGTCGACAGCCATACCTCCAAGACCACCATAACGCGCAATCTTCTCACGTGTTTCACGATATGGCGCATCGGTGGTCCATATCTTCCCCGAAGTCGGTTCAATATTTATCTTCTTAAGACAGCTTACCAGGCTTTCAGAGAGCTGTTGGGAAGAACACGGTTCATCGGCAAGGGGATAATGTTGAGAAGTCCCCTCCTCACTGAAAGCACTGACAGGCAAAAACAGATCGCCAACTGCAAGCCTCTTGCTGATCGCACCACAAGTACCAAACACTATAATCTTCCTGGCTCCCAAAACAATAAGTTTTTCAAGCGCCAGAACTGCCATCGGCGCACCAACAGCTGGCCCACAGATGTAAAAATCATCTCTGCCACCTGACACCCGCAACAATTTAGAGTTGTACAAAAATAACTGTTTGGCCGAATATCTTTTGCTTAGCGTGACAAACCTGAGCACGTCAGCCGGATTTGGACATAAAACCACGGTCCCGGAAATTTCAGCCTCACCCTTTTCACGTCGCGGTGAAATGAGACATTCAGTATCCATTTATAGAGTCATGCCTCGGTTAAATTTTCAGCTCACAAACTGTAATTGCCTGCAAACAGACGACATACAACGCAAAAAGGCTGCCAAGGATACCCTCGACAGCCTTAAAACAGAACTATTACAGCAACTGACTAGATCAATGGATTTGCGTAAAGCAGAATCAAAGAGATAACCAGACCATAAATGGTCAAAGACTCGATAAGAGCAAGACCAATAATCATGGTAACGGTAATTTTACCAGATGCTTCTGGATTTCTTGCTGTACCAGTACACGCTCCGCCAACCGCAGAACCCATACCAATACCGCAACCAAGCGCAGCGATACCAACAGACAGCGCAGCAGCGATACAGATCAGTGCAATGTTAACGCCAGTTGCAGGTGCAGCAGCAGCGCCAGAAGCCATAGCAAGGGAAGTCGCTCCCAATACCATAACAGCAGTCAAAACAGTTACTTTCTTCATTTTTTTCCTCCAAAAATTAATATATGGCCTTCTTCTTATTAAAAAACTTACTAACTTTTCAATTAATGTGCGTGTTCCATCGCAGCTGAGAAATAAAGAATCGACAGCAACACAAAAACCAGCGACTGAACAACTGAAACCAATACGCCAAGACACAATATTGGCAGTGGGCCAAAGAATGCGCCGGCAAGCAGAAACAGAATGCCCAGCAGCGTCTCTTTGGCCATGATGTTGCCAAAAAGTCGAATTGAAAGGGAGAGTATTCTCGCTAAATGACTGATCAACTCAATGGGGAACATAAGGGGAATCAACCATGGAATCGGCCCCAGGAAATGTTTGATATAAGCCGGGCCATGGAATTTTACTCCCAGTATATGGGTCGTCACGAAGATAATCACCGTACAGCCCAGCGTAATATTAAGGTTTGAGGTCGGAGACATAAATCCAGGCATCAGCCCAATCATATTGGCAACCAGTATATAAAGCGCGAAAGTGGCCAGCATCGGAAACATCATCCGAGCCCCTTCCTTACCCATATTGTCCGCCATAAAACCTTCTATCCCGCCGACCAGCGCCTCCCAGAAGTTTTGCCCTTTACCGGGGATCATCTCAATCGTACCCATGGTCAGCTTCGGGGTCAGGATAAGAAAAGCCATAACCAGCCATGTATAGGTCAAATGTGGCGACACAAGCTTGGCCATCAACGTATCACCAACCAGCGTATGTGGCACCGGCATTCCGATTGCTTCCAAAATTATGGATAAAAAGAGTATTGGATGTTCCATGGCGATCTACACTGCCTCCTTCATAGAAAATGCATTTTTTTTCACAACATCGATTGCCGTAATCAAAATTCCCACGACAACTGTTGACAGACCCACAAGCAAGCCGATGACGTGCACCTGATAATTACGAACCAGCAGATACAGCACAACAGCAAGTACAAATAAACGTAAGTAATACTTAAGGAAGAAACGCACCTTCGCTAACTGCACCGGCCCCTGAAAAATTCTGGTTAAATCTCTTTTAAGCACCAGAAAACTCAGATTTGCAATCAGGCTTCCTATCAAAACCCCTTCTGCCACCTTGGCAGAAAAAAACAACAAGGAGGATACTGAGAAAACAGCCAGCAACACCCAATTAAATAGCTGTACTCTTTTTATGGGAAAATCCATTTGTTGCATCGGTTGCTGCTTCACTATAGATCCTTCCGTCTGGACAGTTGGTAGAGATTCTTGAACCCGGCTGCGACCCCTAACAGGAGAAAAATCAGCATCAGCCAAGGTTTCGTCTTTCCAGCAAAAACCTTGGTATCAAGATAATAACCAAAACCGAAACCGATAAACACACAAGCGGCAAGCGTAATGCCGATAGTGGAGAAATCGGCCAGCAACCGCATGTACTCATTTCGTTTTTTCGGTTTTTCCATCTCGTACCTGCCAAAATGACCTTTCTGAGACCTTGCAAACCAGTACTACTACCTAGTAACCATCGGTCATCATTGGCATAATTAGAGTGTTAGGTATCATGCGACCAATTGAAAGTCAATTGCTTTTTCAGCTTTGGGCCAATTTTCTGAATGATGATTCAGTTTTCTCTAATGCTGTCGCCAGATCTTGTGCCGAATGGGCTGCAGAGATAAATGCACCCTCAAACTGAGACGGCGCCAAATAGATACCTTGGGCCAGCATATCCCGGTAGAACTGACCAAAGCGTTTTGTGTCTGAGGTCATGGCACTGTCAAAATCTGTAACCGGACTCTCCGTGAAAAATGCCGTCATAACAGAGCCGACCCGATTCAGGGTGGAAGGGATAGAGTATTTCTTCGCCAAGGCTTCCAACTCTAAGGCATAGCCGGCCGCCTTTTGATCAAGCTTCTCGTAAAAACCTGGCTTGGCAAGCTCTTTTAAGGTTGCTATACCCGCAGCCATTGCCAGAGGATTGCCGGAAAGAGTGCCTGCCTGGTAAACAGGGCCCTCGGGAGCAATCATATTCATGATCTCTTTCCGGCCGCCATAAGCACCGACAGGGAGACCGCCGCCAATAATCTTACCCATACAGGTTAAATCCGGCATAATATTGAATTTTTCCTGAGCACCGCCAAGTCCTAGACGGAATCCAGTGATAACTTCGTCAAAGATTAGCAGAATATTATGCGCCTTGGTCAACTCGCGCACCTTTTCCAGAAATCCAGGTGCAGCAGGCACGACCCCCATGTTTGCGGCCACCGGCTCCATGATCAGACAGGCTATATTGTCAGCCTGTTCGGCAAGCGTTTTCTCCAGCATTTCAAAATTATTGTAGGGGATCGATATTGTATTTTTAACAATATCCTCTGGAACTCCGGGACTGCCTGGGATGCCAAGGGTGATCACACCAGAACCGGCCTTAACAAGAAAGCTATCGGCATGACCGTGGTAACATCCATCAAATTTAACAACTACATTCTTTTTCGTGTAGCCGCGCGCTAGTCGTATCGCGCTCATAGTCGCTTCAGTTCCAGAACTGACAAATCGCACCCTTTCAACCGAAGGCATCGCGGCACAAACCAACTCGGCAAGCTCGACCTCCAAGGGGGTCGGCGCACCGAAACTAGTCCCATTCTTCATAGCTTCGGTGATACTGTGCACAACAACATCAGGAGTATGACCCAGAATCATCGGCCCCCAAGAACAAACAAAGTCAATATATTCATTGCCGTCGACATCGTAAACTTTTGAACCTTTTGCCCGCTCTATAAAGACAGGGTCGCAACCCACCGATTTACAGGCCCTCACAGGACTGCTGACCCCGCCAGGAATTGATTGTTGTGCTTTTGCAAAAAAGGCTCGTGATTTATCAGTTTTCATAAGAACCGTCTCCAAGAGTTATGTTTTTTGGTTTACTACAATTTTCATCAAAAAGTTTTTCTATTTCCCCCACGCATCAAGAAAAATCCTGGGTAACATAGCATGATGCCGTGCATTCGTCAAAGGCCTATTGCGGCACATCCTTTTTACTTTTCCGCCCGCTGACAATCATT carries:
- the rimO gene encoding 30S ribosomal protein S12 methylthiotransferase RimO, with the translated sequence MKKLYLVSLGCPKNLVDSELMLGSLQKSGFNVCQDPAEATIILVNTCGFIQSAVEEAIDEILQLIEFKKNDPEKLIVVTGCLVQRYGDSLKAELPEVDLFIGTDGFIDIAARVEVLLGQRVSAEVLLGQPVFLMNSTNERTLSTPAHRAYLKITEGCSNRCSYCMIPSIRGKLRSRELDDIILEAQRLESQGVKELTLVGQDLTAYGIDLRGPKVDLPALLQALLRETGIPWIRTLYLYPHRIKDSHLELVAANPRLLPYFDIPLQHVSDSILRLMNRPYGYNKIEELFARIATILPKAAIRTTFIVGFPGETPADVDMLEKFMRLYRLNHVGIFPYSNEDGCDAAKLPNHCSDFEKEERMARLMAVQAEISQEINAGFVGTVESVLVEGLSSETDLLMEGRTRLQAPDIDGCVYINDGSCTAGDIVKIKFTEAHTYDLVGEVV
- a CDS encoding nucleoside phosphorylase; this translates as MDTECLISPRREKGEAEISGTVVLCPNPADVLRFVTLSKRYSAKQLFLYNSKLLRVSGGRDDFYICGPAVGAPMAVLALEKLIVLGARKIIVFGTCGAISKRLAVGDLFLPVSAFSEEGTSQHYPLADEPCSSQQLSESLVSCLKKINIEPTSGKIWTTDAPYRETREKIARYGGLGGMAVDMEFSALISVAAFRRVELAAVMIVSDLLTGDRWQSGFSDKGFKGKCAQVCELIFECCLGGEL
- the atpE gene encoding ATP synthase F0 subunit C, which encodes MKKVTVLTAVMVLGATSLAMASGAAAAPATGVNIALICIAAALSVGIAALGCGIGMGSAVGGACTGTARNPEASGKITVTMIIGLALIESLTIYGLVISLILLYANPLI
- the atpB gene encoding F0F1 ATP synthase subunit A, giving the protein MEHPILFLSIILEAIGMPVPHTLVGDTLMAKLVSPHLTYTWLVMAFLILTPKLTMGTIEMIPGKGQNFWEALVGGIEGFMADNMGKEGARMMFPMLATFALYILVANMIGLMPGFMSPTSNLNITLGCTVIIFVTTHILGVKFHGPAYIKHFLGPIPWLIPLMFPIELISHLARILSLSIRLFGNIMAKETLLGILFLLAGAFFGPLPILCLGVLVSVVQSLVFVLLSILYFSAAMEHAH
- a CDS encoding ATP synthase subunit I, producing MADADFSPVRGRSRVQESLPTVQTEGSIVKQQPMQQMDFPIKRVQLFNWVLLAVFSVSSLLFFSAKVAEGVLIGSLIANLSFLVLKRDLTRIFQGPVQLAKVRFFLKYYLRLFVLAVVLYLLVRNYQVHVIGLLVGLSTVVVGILITAIDVVKKNAFSMKEAV
- a CDS encoding AtpZ/AtpI family protein — encoded protein: MEKPKKRNEYMRLLADFSTIGITLAACVFIGFGFGYYLDTKVFAGKTKPWLMLIFLLLGVAAGFKNLYQLSRRKDL
- the hemL gene encoding glutamate-1-semialdehyde 2,1-aminomutase produces the protein MKTDKSRAFFAKAQQSIPGGVSSPVRACKSVGCDPVFIERAKGSKVYDVDGNEYIDFVCSWGPMILGHTPDVVVHSITEAMKNGTSFGAPTPLEVELAELVCAAMPSVERVRFVSSGTEATMSAIRLARGYTKKNVVVKFDGCYHGHADSFLVKAGSGVITLGIPGSPGVPEDIVKNTISIPYNNFEMLEKTLAEQADNIACLIMEPVAANMGVVPAAPGFLEKVRELTKAHNILLIFDEVITGFRLGLGGAQEKFNIMPDLTCMGKIIGGGLPVGAYGGRKEIMNMIAPEGPVYQAGTLSGNPLAMAAGIATLKELAKPGFYEKLDQKAAGYALELEALAKKYSIPSTLNRVGSVMTAFFTESPVTDFDSAMTSDTKRFGQFYRDMLAQGIYLAPSQFEGAFISAAHSAQDLATALEKTESSFRKLAQS